The Musa acuminata AAA Group cultivar baxijiao chromosome BXJ1-8, Cavendish_Baxijiao_AAA, whole genome shotgun sequence genomic sequence GATGAGAGCCGTCACCACCACCAAAGACCCTAGCTGAGGCCCCTCCTGCTCTCATACCATTATTGGTGATGATGAGATCTGCCACTGCCAAGTCGACCAATATCCTCTCTGTTCTCCAGCCATTAGACTAGATTGAAACAGATGTCCATATAAGAGCTTCTAAAATTTTATAAGCAACAATAAGCACCTAAGTTATCTCCCTCCCACATTATTTAAGGAAACAAAAGCACTTTTTCTGTCTCCAGAATAgacatggatttttttttttttggaggcaAAATGACCTCCTAAGTCTGGATAAAAAGCTAGCTGAATAATGTTCCAAGACCAGACTATATAGAAGACTCTCTCTCATTTTCTGTCTATACACTGATTCCACATATTTGGAGGTCAACCAAGATTAAGATCCAGTACTACTCTCCAGAGGGAACTAACTTGTTTGGCAGGATTTCCAGGTTATCTCTCTTACCTGATCATTTCATTGTTGTACCCAACTGGACCTTAAGGCCTAGCTAGAGATCAGGTGTTGAATCAACCTGTCCAACCACACCAATTATTCAGCAAGTTCTTCATGTAAGTCACCACAGAGAATATACATGACTAGTcaacatataaaagaaaaaaatgaaagcaaTAAATACTGATTGCCATCCGAAGTTTGCACATAATCTCAGGGTGAATCTTTTAACAGAACACTGACCTCCCTTGCAGTAGTCATCATGGCGAAGAAAGTCTCCTCCTCAAACTCGATATCATTTGAAATGCGAAGCCTGGCCGCCCCTTCCAGTATCTCTTCGGACTTCAGAAGTCCAGCACCAACCGCGGCCAACCAGCAACAGAGAAGAACATACAGTGGATCCCCTGCCTGCCCAACCAACGGAATCATCAAAAGCTTTTGCAAAGAACGGAGAAGAGGGAGAATTTGGAGTCACGAACCCGACCGCGGCGGTCCTGGAACTCGTAGAAGGCTCTGGAATCGGTGATGCTGCACTTCTTGCCGACCTGACGCCGGAACTCGGCGAAGTCGATGAGGTCGTCGCCGACGCCCCCCTCGTCGCTCAAGATCCGGGCGACGAGGCCCACCACGGGGAGCGACCCGATTACCTTGCTCGCGAACCCGGCGAGGGAGTTGGGTTTCCGCTCCATGTACCCGACCACCACCGTGGATCTCGCCACGCCGCCGCCGGAGGTGCCCGGGCGACGGGCGGGGAGGAGGAGGGTCAAGGGCTTGggtgggaggagggaggagaggagataGGGGAGTGGGGTTAGGGTTGCCGTCGAACTCCCCATGGGCTTCGCCTGGGGGTTTGGCGAGGACGGGTTAAGCTTATCGTTATCACAAGGGGAACCACGCAGCGTGATTGGAACCGAGACATTTCTTggttttcattttaagttgtaatTTTTGCGccttttttttatccttttcttagtaatttagttttttattttttttcacttcATCTAATACAATATATTATTTTAAGACCATTTGCTCAAccaattattattatcattattgttgttgttgttattgttttaCCAAAAGAAATTTTatgtaaaagattttttttaatcaatttgaTGGAAATATCCTTTGTTCTCTACTAATTATCTCTAGTTATAATTGCCTTTGTTGTCCCCACCACCCTAAGTAGCGTCGACCATCGCCTTTTCtcttctctccctcctcctcaTCGACGTCTTTGTATAGCACTACCATGGGTGGTAGCCTTATCCCCCTCCCTCAATAACACTATAGTTATAACGATTACCTCTCTCCTATCCTCACGATGAGAGCTCCTTGCTCATGCTACCCTCCGTTGCTCCCTCTTTCTCGTGATCGAAGATAAGGAATGGTCTCGCTCATGAGACTCTCATCGGTCATGGGCCTCACTTCtccattatctttacctttggtaCTCTTATCACCTATCTCCTCTTTATTTGGATTACTCAAGTGATAGAGTATGCATACAAGACTAGGTGGGTGAtgggaggagaaagagaaggaagaggcgaCGGGTGATGTCATTCGCGATCAAAGGGTTAGTGGTGACAATGATCGAGGGCGACCAATAGGATATTTTCGTCAAATTGATCAAAAAAAGATAACCTAATGTAAAAAATCAATTAGGAGCGTTTTTGGTAAAAGACTTTTTCAAATAAAATGCccttcccatatatatatatatatatatagattattttaataaaatactaTGTATAATGAAAAAGAGaatattcaataaaaaaaatcaaaattggaGTTCATTTAAAAATGAATCACCTTAATATACACTTTTTTTTTCCTAGAAATTCATGCTTCTAAATTTTATATGAAAGTAATGCATCCTTTGAATCCTCCAAACTCTGAACTATTTATAGGGCATTATGTTTATATTGCAGCAGAAGATATTCATCAGAATAATCTtcgttttttaaattattatcaaCTTACCTAAGAAAagtcaaaaataaatataaattcaaaaaagattcagatatatcaattttctttttatgataTGATTAATCTGAAAAACAAAACATTAGTATCCATCACCATACAAGATTTTATGGTTTATAAAACAATAAACCATCGTTTCTATAGATTCTTCTCTACATTAGAGCTCTCTCCTAATAGTATTACAAAAGATCATTATGAGAAACTATGATCTTatgcacaaaagagagaacagtagAGTAATAATAACATTTGCACTCCCATAATAacaattttttaaaagataaattaaTATATTCTAACTCAAATGTTCCTTGAGACAGTAGAGTAAAATGGAACAGTGTCTCAAGAATACAGACTATTTGCAATCCATAACTTCAGCATAAACAACTTCTAGAGAATTGATCAGTCATTTAGGAGTTCCTCAACACCTTAAGCAATTCCAAACAATGTAACAAACAGCTATAACAACTGTAGTATCATTTGCATCTAAAGCACCTCATCCTTTCCATCCAACACCAAAAGCATCCTTGGATGTCATACAGCCATTTGAAATCGCTCAGGAACACGAAGCAAAGGTGGCTGGATGTACCCAGGCTTCCCAAGCTGACCACAAGCAGCCATCTGATCATCCCCTCTGCTAAGTCTTAAGAAAACTACGACCCCAGCTTCGGCCAGGACATTGCGGAACTCTATCATCTTTTCCTCTGGAGTTGGTTTGAATTGTGTTCCACAGTGAGGGTTGAATGAAATGAGATTTATCTTGCAAGGAATCCCACGAACAAGTTCTATAAGCCTCTTTGCATCCTCCATGCTGTAATAGAATTAGTGTCAAGTTGCAGACATCAGATGCAGACATCGTAGGTTCTACGTGAAACAAGAACACtaccacaaaaaagaaaaaaaaaaaaaaacaggtagACCAAGTGATTCATATGCATATGATGACCAATACTAATTGCCACAGATAATATAACATAAACATGCACCAGTAATATCATTTTGTACTAGCAGGAACCGACTTTTGGAAGCATCAGAGGAATGAGGATGTTACTATATTCCCTGAGCAAGTTCTTGCAGGTGCTTACTTTGTGAATGAGACGACATGTGCTACAAGTGATCACAAATTTAGTGCAATGATAATATTAATTCAGATTCAGGCTTCAAGGGTTCACATCACAAAAATGGTGAATCCACAGGAAAGTATAAGAGTCTGCATGTTTAGACCTCCCAAAAACCCTAGTTTGGATCTTGTGCACTAGGCTTCCCTCTTACCATATGGTAGGTAACACACGTCTGTTGTGTTAGCAGGACACAAAATGTTGTTATATTGATGTCATGTCCTAAAGAGATCCTGTATTCTAAAAGAGAATTACAAGCAACTCAAACCTGTCATTTACTCctgcaagcatcacatactcaaatAGTACTTTGTACTTGTGTTTGGATAAAAGTTCCTCCCTCAATGTCTCAAGAAGCAGGCTAAGATTGTATTTCCTGTTGATAGGCATGATCCAATTTCTTACCTGCATTTCATAATATTAGCTGGTTTGCTCCATACAAAACTTAAAGAAGTTGATGTTCCAAAGTAACTCCAGGAATCACCTCATCTGTTGTAGCATTTAGACTAACTGCTAATGCACATGTTGATTCCCGAAGAAACCGTTTTAACGGAGGGACAAGTCCACTGGTTGAGACAGTCACCTTCCTTGGGCTAAATTGAAGGCCTTGCTCATCCACCATTATGGATGCCGCTTTAATGACATTATCTATATTATGCAGTGGTTCACCCATGCCCTAAATAAAACGATCAAGTAATCATCGTTACAAGAGAAAGCTACAAATAATGGTCACCAAATgttataagaaaaagaaaaaagaaactggTTGCTATACAGCTAAGCTACACAAGAAAATGAGAACCAATTACAGAAGCAATTATCCAAGACCTTAAGTACTAGAGGCAACTCCCTGTTGCTTCTTGATAGATCTAGATGTGTGTATATTTCCAGCAGGTCTGGTTCATTAATAAATTTCTAAGCAAAACACAAATTTTTGAGACAGTAGAATGTATTCTAATTTGACCTATCTTTAGTATCATCAACAAGTGTCAAATCTGATCTCAGCTTCTGGAATTCAGGCTAGACTTGGATTGGGTAGATTCCTGCAGGTTATACTGAATAGAGGAAGTGAACTATAAAGCTGATTTTGGAACATGAATTGCATTTGCTCTGGCTAATTGCAAGAGTCATTTCAGTGCACAAAAATATTCAGAGCTTCATATATATTTCATGATATACAAATCCGAAGGTACATGTGAATCTGTTCAAGTTGAATCAGGTACCACAACACTCACTAAAGCCAAGGCCAACACAACTTTAGTTGAGGTCTGAAATTCGAAGCCCAACTCATTACTTGACCATCTTCAAGTTCAATCAAGTAGGTTTTCTCAACCCACATTAACTGCAACTCACCACATGATTGTCCTAGATATTTTACGATTCCACATTACTTACACAACAGcttaattatgataatataagtgTCAAAATGTATAAAATGAAACTTTAGGTTCCTAACTTCCTACTAAAAGGTTCCTCTTATGATGAGTATGAAAAAACAAAGTCATATACATTAAATAGTTAGTTTAGTGGAGTCTTTATTTAAAAAAGCAACAAAGAAAAATGACAGGGAAAAAAGAGAATCTGGTGATGCACAatccttttgaagaaactttgatCATCTTAATTATAAAGTTAGTTTCCTGTAAGTAAAACAGACTCTTGGTCAGTTGCTCCACGACCATTAGGAATAAATATCCCATTTAAAGTGAAATTAATCATGTACCACAGATAGCTCTAATAATATGCATATACCAAACATGTGACAGAATATGGACACCAAAAATTGCATTTAAGTTCTTAGCAATATGATCTTTACTATCTTCACTGAAAATGGTTTTGAGATACTTCCACCTTTATCACATCCATACGACTATAAAGTTTCACATTCAGTTGGCTTATAAAGTCTCAAAGTTTACATGCATATATTCCTGATTCTATAATTTCCGCCATTGTCCATTGATGATCAAACCATGTTTACATCACCTTCTCAATGTTTTCTAAAGCTTCTATCATCAAAGATCTAGCTGACAGTTAAGATCCATATGTACAAATTCAGATGCTAACATAATGGTTAAATACCTGCATTAAGTTTTATGTCTGACTGATAAATAAGTTAACtgagaatttaagaaaaataagacaACATGTTTACCATGAATACTACATTTGTAATTGATCCAAATTCACTTGAAAATAACCGGCGAGCAAAAACTGCCTGTTCAACAATTTCTGCTGTTGACAAGTGCTTCCTTAAGCCCATCCTGATAGATCAAAATATATAATAGGTTTAGCTAATATCCAAATGTCCAAATCCAAATAATCAAGCTTGATAATACAAACATTTAGGAAAAAAatgaaatcaatcaattaatACTACAAAAGATCCATGCCTCCCAGTGTAGCAGAACTGACAATTCATGGCACAACCCACTTGACTAGAGACACAAACTGTAGTCCTCCCTCTATCGCATGGTATAACAACTGTTTCTATCACTGATCCATCATCCAAAGTGAACAAAATCTGCAACCTCCTgcgaatttaaaaattaattcgaATATTCTGAAAGCATGCATAGTCGttctcaaataaaaatataaaacaaattaCAACATCAAGCACAGTTGAATAGCTGGAAAGGAAAAACTTGGACCTACCTTTCGAGTCCCGTCAGATGCAGTGAGTACATCTTTCACTGACAATGCCATAAGAGAAGAATTTTCACTTAACATCTTTCTAAATTCTTTGTTTAAACCTATCAAGAATTATAAAGTTAGACCACCAAGCTAGTCCATATGAGTTAATTtgcatacacaaaagaaacataaaaatagTACAAGTGTGACACTAAAACCACATATCATTTATCCAAGGTATGAAAACTGAGAAGTAGCACAATGGTTCTTCAGCCTTACTTCAACTTGAGAAATGCTTTATACACCGATCATGATAAACACCCAGCCAAACGCCCACACTTCCCTTGTGTATGATCGATGCCCTTCTCAATACCAATTTGACCCTTGATTTAACCAAATTACATTCCCAGTATTCACCAATCAGTTACTGCTCAGAAAATGTAATATATTATCTAATTAATTGTCAAACTTGCGAGAGTTTGACAAAGTGTTTGACGAAGTGGATAGGAAGCATTCTTCCTTTTAGCTCAAAGAGaatgcaactcaactaaaccatcaaACCATTGTATTTCCAATAACAAAAGGTGGAGGGAAGCCAATATAAGCAAGAAAACCAAGATAGTACAAAACCTGCCAATTCGTCACAGCTCTGTGCCCAATTGTTGTTCCCATATAGACACTTCCACAGCATCAATGCCTGCCCCGACCTAAATCCTCGCGACTTGACCCATTTCTGCCCAAACACAAATTTTTCCCCACATATCAAGTCAAAATTCATAGAACAATGACAGCAATCTGAAATCTTTATtcacctaaatggaggagaagaaaaggaggactCGAGAGAGCTTACTTCGAGTTCGGAAAATTCCATCCCCTTCAGCAGGACTTTGGAGCTCGTGGGATCGCCTAAGCCGATGCACACGTTGAGAGCAAAGCGAAGAAGAAGATACGAGATCGAAAGGGGAAAGCGCAAGTGATCGAATGAAGGAGAAGCCGATACCAGATTCCGGATAAGCCGGAGGAGAAGTCGCGAGGGAGAGGCGGCGAGTGAATCGGGAGAAGGTACGGCGGGGCAGAGAGAGGCAAGCAGTAGCGCTGGGACACGGGAAGAAGGCAAGGGAGGAATGAGAGAAGGCCGTCCATCGGACGATCACTG encodes the following:
- the LOC103993871 gene encoding uncharacterized protein LOC103993871, producing MSRLPNEAVGEDKACRCHRISLRCLPTPPMAVIVRWTAFSHSSLAFFPCPSATACLSLPRRTFSRFTRRLSLATSPPAYPESGDPTSSKVLLKGMEFSELEKWVKSRGFRSGQALMLWKCLYGNNNWAQSCDELAGLNKEFRKMLSENSSLMALSVKDVLTASDGTRKILFTLDDGSVIETVVIPCDRGRTTVCVSSQVGCAMNCQFCYTGRMGLRKHLSTAEIVEQAVFARRLFSSEFGSITNVVFMGMGEPLHNIDNVIKAASIMVDEQGLQFSPRKVTVSTSGLVPPLKRFLRESTCALAVSLNATTDEVRNWIMPINRKYNLSLLLETLREELLSKHKYKVLFEYVMLAGVNDSMEDAKRLIELVRGIPCKINLISFNPHCGTQFKPTPEEKMIEFRNVLAEAGVVVFLRLSRGDDQMAACGQLGKPGYIQPPLLRVPERFQMAV
- the LOC135680685 gene encoding photosystem I assembly factor PSA3, chloroplastic-like, with protein sequence MGSSTATLTPLPYLLSSLLPPKPLTLLLPARRPGTSGGGVARSTVVVGYMERKPNSLAGFASKVIGSLPVVGLVARILSDEGGVGDDLIDFAEFRRQVGKKCSITDSRAFYEFQDRRGRAGDPLYVLLCCWLAAVGAGLLKSEEILEGAARLRISNDIEFEEETFFAMMTTARERRTKLKAATPEIPMEIRIEKALEAIYVCCFGKDTIEEEDVRLLCNMLHAVFPSVRKQEIDRIVSSMVKQIATGERTNYPEPKSLSKEAVERQMKDLEFLQQKSENSS